The nucleotide window GGCAATGATAAGGCCGCCCACAGTAGGCGCCAGAATCGGGGCCACGCCCATAATGAGCATAAGGGTGGAAAACACCTTGGCCGACTCATTCCCGTCGAACCGGTCACGCACAATGGCCCGGGCCAGGACCATACCCGCGCAGCCGCCCAGGGCCTGCAGGAAGCGCACAACAATCAGGTTATCAACGGATGTGGCAAAGGCGCAGCCTACGGCAGCCAGCCCGTAGAGCAGCATGCCGGCCAGCAGATTCGGCTTGCGGCCCAGTTGGTCAGCTAAAGGCCCGTAGAGCAGCTGCCCCAGAGCAATACCGATGTTATAAGAAGCCAGGGTAAACTGTACCGCCGATATCGACACGCCAAACTCGCGGGCAATGGCCGGGAAGGCGGGCAGGTACATATCAATACTCATGGGCCCGAAGGCCGTGAGCAGGCCCAGCAGCAGAATCAGGCTGGTATGACCAGCGGCTTTTTTGGACATTAAAGCAGAATGGAGGAGCTGACGGGCGCAAAGGTCGGCAGCAAATATGGCAAAGCCATTGGTTGGGCTTGGCTGCCACTATTTTAGCCTCGCCCGGCGCCTATATAGCAAATTGGCTACCTCGACTCCTGCCTGCTGCTTCTGAGCCCTTCCTTCCGCCGGCTGCTGCTAAGTCTTGTCCTCAAGCAGTTGCTCCTAACAAACAAAAAACGGGACTAGCTTTCCTGCTCGGCAGCAGCAAGCTCCTCGCGCTGCTTTTTGGGCAAGGAAGCCCTCACGAGCTCATAGGAATGGTCAATCAACTCCCGCAACTGCCCGGCGGGAATCCCGGTGCCGATGAGCACAGTATTCCAGTGCTTTTTATTCATGTGGTAGCCCGGCAGCACGTAGTCGTGCTGCTCGCGCAGGTCCACGGCCCGCTCCGGGTCACACTTCAGGTTGATGCTGCCGAAGGTTTCGATATCGGTAAGGGCAAAGACCTTACCCGCCACCTTAAAGACGAGAGTATCAGGCCCGAACGGGGTTTCTTCGGTCACGCCGGCTTTGAGCAGGCAGTAGTCGCGGAACTCTTCGATATGCATATACTAGCGGCTGAAATCAGCTGAAAAAAGAAGCCTTCGACCGGCCCGTTCGCCGGCCGAAGGCCTGATATATAATTACTTACCCCCTAGCGCGTAAACAATCGATACAGCACCACGCACAGGCCGACCAGGAACATGGCCATGCTGAGCTTATTGATGAAGTGCATCGTGCGCAGGTTGAAGTTGGTTTTGCGGTTGGGGTCGTTTTTCCGGAAGAAATATCCGAGAGCGGGACCAAAGTTAAACAGGTTGCGGCCGTCCATATCAGTGGGCTTTTAGTACAGAAATAGAACACCCAGAGGGGCGGAATGATTTACCGGAAAGGTAAATAGATTCCGAAAATATTCGGAATTCGCAGCATAACCAACGCCTGTATTTAAGGCCCAGCTAAGTTCGCCAGGCAGCTACAGCAGCTCACGCTTTTCCCGCCACTGCAAGCCCTGGGGCAGGTCAATGGAAGCAAATTCGAGGTGAAGCACCCGTCGACTGCGGGCACTGCGGCTGCGGTTGGAGGCGTGCAGCAGCAAGGGCTTCATGAGCATAGCGCCCCCGGCCGGCACAGCGCACACCACCGCCCCGGTAGTGCGGCCCGGCAGCTCGGCCCCAGCTAGCGGCCCTTCCCGGTGCGAGCCGGGCACTACTTTCAGGGCCCCGTTGGTGGCGTCGCAAGCGTCGAGGTGGAGGCGGATGGTGCAGATGTTCTCCAGCACCGCCCGGGGCGGCTGCACGGCCACTCCCTCGGGCTTGCTGGTCCAGGGGCCGTAGCCCGGCAGCTCGGCTTTACGGTCTACACTGATCATCAGATCCTGATGCCAGGCCACCAGCCAGTTGGAATGCGCGGGCTTATCGAAGTAGATTGACTTGACCAGGTGGCAACCCTTCGGAAACAGCGCCTGCAACAGCTGCGGCAGCGCCGAGGCAGCCAGAATGGGCTGCAAGGCAGGAACTTCGCCCAGCACGTCGCGGATGGCGAATAGGTCCTGGCTGCGGCGGAAATTGGGTCCGCTGCTCGGGGCCTGCTCCAGGGCATGTAGAAGGCGGGCTGTTTCGGCGGGTTGCAGCAGGGTGGGCAGCACGACAAAGCCCTGCTGCTGCAACTCCTGAGTGAGGCGAGGAAAGGTCGAAGGCATGCCAGGATGGTAGGGGTTGCTACTAGGGCGCAAGCTACACAACCGGCTGTTACAACCCGCCCCGGGTGAGGGAAGCAACCGTGCGCAGAAACCCGTTACCTTGACATACTTCCCCTAACCGAGCCCCTATGAATCGACTTTTCCTCGCTGCCCTGCTCCTGCTGCCGGCTTCCGCCGCCCTGGCCCAAAGCAGCCCCAGCGAAACGGCCGCCGTTAAGAAAACCATTACCACTTTTTTCGACGGTATGCGCAAGGGCGACAGCACGATGGTGCGCAATACGCTGGCGACCGGCGTAGTGCTGCATACCATTATGAGCCGCAACGGCGTGGTGCAGACCGGCACGGAAAAGGCCGCGGAATTTCTCAGGCTCGTGGGCACGCCGCATAAGGAGGTCTACGACGAGCGGATCAGCTTCGAGCAGGTGCTGGTGGATGCCAACCTGGCCAGTGTCTGGACGCCCTACCAGTTCTACGTGGGCTCCAAGTTCAGCCACTGCGGCTACAACTCGTTTCAGCTGGTCAAGTTTGCCGAGGGCTGGCGCATCGTGCACATCATCGACACGCGCCGCAAGGACGGCTGCAAATAAGAACCCAGCACCGGCTTAAAAGGCCGGAATCCGGCGCAGGGGCGTGTCGTCCACCTTCCAGCAGTCCAGCTCGTAGAGCTCCCCGCGCTGGTCGAGGTAGAGCGACACAAATACCGGTACCCCGTCTTCGTCCAGGAAGCGGGTGCTGGCAATTTTTTCCCCGAGGCGGCGCTCCTCCTGCGGGCTTACGAAGCGCAGGCTGCCGGTTTGGACCTCGTCCATTTCCCGGACTTCGGAAGTGTAGAGCTTGGCCAGCAGGTATTCGGCCTGGGGCTTGTCGCGCAGCAGAAAAACCAGCAGCCCCAGTTCGGGCAATTTTAGAATGCGGTTAGCCATTTGATTCGTCTCCCCTAGCTCTGCATTCTCATACGGTGCTGGTCGGGAAAAGTGGGCGCCGGGCAGCGGGCTACTGCGCCGGGCGCTGCCAGGTGCCGGGCTGGCCGTTGCGGGTGAAATATACGGTGCCCAAATCCGGGGCGTAGCGCACGTCGGCAATCTGCTTGCCCCGCACGATTTCTCGGCAGGAATTGGCCGCCAGGTTTAACTCCACCAACGTGAGCCGGCGGGCCCTCAGGTAGCCGTCGGAAGTAGCCAGGAACAGCAGCCGACCGTTGGCATACGCCAGCAGCTGCACGGGCCAGCCTCCGTTTTGGCCGCCGTAGGCATGGTGCTGCCCGGTTGTATGGTCGGGCCCCACCACAAAAACCTCCCCGAGCCCTGCAGAGCCAGCCGGTACCCGTCGAGCGTGGTGTAAGTCGTGGGAATATTCTGCCGCCCGGGCGCGGCCACGGTATCCAGCACGAGGCGCTGCGCCGGCGGGCTGAAATACAGCCAGCCGCGCTGCAGGGCAAACTGCGTCTGAACCGGCACCTGGGCCCGGGCCCGCCCGGCACTGAGCAGAACCACCGTCAGAGCAAGAGCTAAGATCTTCATGGGGAAGGATACTGCGGGTAATCTGGGCTACAGAGCCAGAATACTTGCGGCGCTCAGCTGCCCCAGGTGCGACACGACCTGGTCGGCGTGGTGCAGGTCCTGGCCTTCGGAATGCTCACTCTTGTAACCAATGCAGACCATGCCCGCCGCCTTGGCTGCTGTCACGCCGTTGGCCGAGTCCTCGATAACCAGGCACTCGTGGGGCGGAATACCGGCCAACTGCGCCGCGTGCAGAAAAATGGCCGGATCAGGCTTGGAGCGCGGAAAATCCTCACCGCTGACCAGATGGTCGAAGTACGGGTAGAGGCCAAAACGGGTAAAGACGCGGGCAATGGTTTCCTTGGAAGCCGACGAGGCCAGCTGCAGCGGTACGCCGGCCCGGTGCAAATCCTCAATCAGGGCCCGGGCCCCGGGCAGCAGGTCCAGCTCCGTGGATTCGTCGAAGGATTTGCCAAACAGCTCCCGCTTGCGCTGGATCAGGTTTTCGACGTCGGCTTCCAGCCCGAACTGTTCCTTGAGCTGCTGGTATACGTTGCGGGTGGAAGCGCCCAGAAAGGTGGCGTATTCCTCCTGCGTCATGGGAATGCCCAGCTCGGCAAAATGGCGGAAAAAAGCGTCGTGGTGGAGCGGCTCGGTATCGACGAGCACGCCGTCCATATCGAAAATGACGGTGCGAATCATGGGCAGAAGTGGGTAGGCGGGCAAAGGTAGTAAACGGGCCGGGTTAGGCCCCACCGCCATATTTCACGAACAGCAGCGGCTTGCCACCCGTACACCCTCTACTGCCCAGCTGCCGTCAGCGGCTTTCTATACTATTCTTTCCGATGCATCGAACCTTAGAAATCACCGTGCCAACCGCGGTAACGGACCCTCTATGCCAGCAGCTTACGGCTCTGGACGAAGTTATAGGCCTGAGCGTACAGCCCGGCGCCTCGCGCAAGCCCGCCGGCGACGTGCTGGTGGTACACGTGCTCAACCGCGGGGCCGACGAAGTGCTGCGGCAGGTGCGGGCAGCCGTACCGAACGAAAACGACCTGAGCATAGTCACCAGCGAGGCAGCCAGCTTTATTTCCCCCACTGATCATAAAGTCATTATCGACGACAAGGACGAGGCCATTTGGGAGGAAGTGGAAAGCGGCCTGCGCCACCAGGGCACCATTACCACCAACTACCTGCTGCTCATGGCTCTGGGTGGTCTTATCTGCGCGGTGGGCTTGGTGTCGGACCCTGTGCCCCAGGCCGTGGCCTTCATTGCCTCCGCCATCATTGCCCCCGGCTTCGACCCCATGACCAAAGTACCCGTGGGGCTGGTGCTACAACGCTGGCCCTTGGTATGGCGCGGCATTCAGTCGGCGCTGGTGGGCTATGCGGTGCTGGTTCTCACGGCCGCCCTAACGATGTACGTGCTGGTAGCTACCGGAGAAACCACCGCCGAGCAGCTGGCCTCCAACTCTGAAGTGAAAAACCTGATGCATCCGGGTCTGATGGAGCTGCTGGTGGCCGCCGCCGGGGCGGTGGCGGGCGTGGTCATCCTGGCCGCCTACCGCCGCAGCTTCCAGGCCGGGCCGCTTATTGCCATGGCCTTTATTCCGGCTGCTGCCCTAATTGGGGCCGGCCTGGCCGTGGGCCGCTTTGATCTGGCCCTAGAAGGCTTGGAGCGCTTCGGCGCCGACTGGGGCTTTATCATAGGCTTGGGCGTACCCTTCTTCTGGCTGAAGCAGAAGTTTGTGCATCACCGCAAGCCCATTGTGTAGCTTCTGCACGGGCTTACTGTCTGGCCAGCGCTACAATGTCGGGCACTTCCAGTACGGGCTTGGGGTAGCCTTTGCGCACCACGTTCAGCATGGCCTGCCCTAACTCGGCCAAAGTGGAAACGTACCGAGGCAGAAACTGCCGCAGCGCCGGGTACAGCCAGCCGAAATACTTGTAATAAGACAATGTATGATGCAAGCCGGGCGTAGCCTTCATAAAGCCGGGTCGGAACATATAAGCACTTTTAAAGCCCAGCTGCAGCAGGTCGTTTTCGGTGCGGCCCTTCACCCGGGCCCACATACTGCGGCCGTGGGCGGTGCTGTCGGTGCCGGCGCCCGAGACGTAGCAGAACGTCAGCTCGGGGTTACGCGGCAGTAGGGTTCGGGCGAAGTGCAGGGTAAGGTCGTAGGTCAGGCGCTGGTACTCGGGCTGCTTCATACCCACCGACGACACGCCCAGGCAGAAAAAGCAGGCGTTATAGCCCGTCAGCTGGTCCTGAATCGGGGTCAGGTCGTGGAAGTCGGCGTGGATGATTTCGCGCAGCTTGGGGTGAGTTACGCCCGAGGGCTTGCGGCTGATGCTGAGCACCTGCTCCACGTCGGGGTGGTTCAGGGCTTCGTGCAGTACCCCTCGCCCACCATGCCGGTAGCCCCGGTCAGAATTGCTTTGATCTTCATAAGCAAGTAGACGGATGAGCGGGGCGGATGTTTTAAGGCAGGTTTATTCTCTAACTAACTCCATTTGCCAATGGCGGGCAAACGGAAGAAATACTCTTTTGCCTATATCTGAATTTATATAAGAGGTTCGGGTTGAGTCATACACCACTATTCTCGAGTCGTCGATCCGCTTGTAAATTATATAGTAAATCGACTCCTGACCTTGATAATGATTTGTTTTCAGCACATACCGATTGTCGAAGTGAAACTCTTCGTCCTGATGAAACCAGCAGTACTCACACTCGAACCCGGACTTCAACCAGTCCTGCCAACTTGGCTGAGCCGAGGTTTTAACCAATAGGGCTTTTTCATCAAACCGGTACTCCGTCCCGGCATCCCGCGAGTCTTTCCAGCGGCCTCTCATCCAGGGAGGCGTCGTAATGGCCGTCGAGCAGGAAGAGAGCGTGAGAATAGCGGCGAGGGCTACTTTCATCTGTGGCAGATGCTTAAAGCTCAGATTCTTCACAGGGAAGGTTGCTTGCGGGTAAAAGTTATTAGCACGTCTTCTTCCAGCTCAAAATAAGCGGGCTCGGCCCTGACCGTATACATGCTTTCCACCCTTCTTTGCTCGGGCTCCTGCCATTGGTTGCCGGTCCAACAGGTGTAAAACTCAATGGTATCTTCCAGCTGCAAAGCCGAATCGAGGTAGGCCAGCAGCGCCCGTACCGAGCGTAAGTTCTTAGCGACCAAGGCAACATCCTCCAGATCAATGCCGCCGGCAAAGCCGCAGGAGCAGCCCTGCCAGGAGCCCGCGTAGTAGATGTTCTGCTTGGAGAAATGCTGCGCTACGGTCGTTTCCCAGCCAGCCACGGGCTCCAGGCTGAAGGCCGAATTGGTCTTATCAAACCCAACCAAGGGCAATGCGGCGTCGGCCCCGATATACACGCAATAGCACATACGCTTCGTCAGCCCGGGTTAGGCGCCCACTGGCTCTTCCAGCATTTCCTTTTCCAGCCACTTGCCGTCCTCGCGCATGAGCTCGATGAGTTGGTCCACGGCCTGCTCCTCGGGCACGGATTTCTTGATGACTTCCTGGCCGCGGTAGAGGGCAATTTTGCCCTTGCCTACGCCCACGTAGCCGTAGTCGGCGTCGGCCATTTCGCCGGGCCCGTTCACGATGCAGCCCATAATGCCGATTTTGACGCCCTTCAGGTGGTCGGTGCGCTTGCGGATCATGGCCGTGGTTTCCTGCAGGTCGAACAGCGTCCGGCCGCAGCTGGGGCAGCTGATGTACTCGGTCTTGGACATGCGGGTGCGGGCCGCCTGCAAAATGCCGAAGCTGAGCTGGTTGAGCTGGTCCAGTGTCGTGAGCCACTGCTCTTTCGGGCGCTCGGGCAGCAGCTCGGTGCTGAGTACCACCCCGTCGCCGAGGCCGTCGAGCAGCAGGCCGCCTACGTCAGTAGCGGCGTAGAGCTGGGTTTGCTCGGGCGTCAGCTCCGGGTACTGGCGGTTGATGATGACCGGGTTGGTAATGCCGTTGTTGAGCAGCTCGAAAAACGCCCGGCGAATTTCGGGCATGGCGTGGGCATTATCGGTGTAGAGAATAATGACGGCCGTGGTATCCTGGCGCAGCTGGTCTAGGGCCGTGCTGGTCAAGGATTCCAGGTTGTGAAACACGAAGTTCAGCTCCGCGTGCCGCGTGCCAGAGGCGGCGTATTCGGCCTGGGTGAGCACCGGATAATGGT belongs to Hymenobacter cellulosilyticus and includes:
- a CDS encoding DUF389 domain-containing protein, yielding MHRTLEITVPTAVTDPLCQQLTALDEVIGLSVQPGASRKPAGDVLVVHVLNRGADEVLRQVRAAVPNENDLSIVTSEAASFISPTDHKVIIDDKDEAIWEEVESGLRHQGTITTNYLLLMALGGLICAVGLVSDPVPQAVAFIASAIIAPGFDPMTKVPVGLVLQRWPLVWRGIQSALVGYAVLVLTAALTMYVLVATGETTAEQLASNSEVKNLMHPGLMELLVAAAGAVAGVVILAAYRRSFQAGPLIAMAFIPAAALIGAGLAVGRFDLALEGLERFGADWGFIIGLGVPFFWLKQKFVHHRKPIV
- a CDS encoding nuclear transport factor 2 family protein → MNRLFLAALLLLPASAALAQSSPSETAAVKKTITTFFDGMRKGDSTMVRNTLATGVVLHTIMSRNGVVQTGTEKAAEFLRLVGTPHKEVYDERISFEQVLVDANLASVWTPYQFYVGSKFSHCGYNSFQLVKFAEGWRIVHIIDTRRKDGCK
- a CDS encoding epimerase, whose product is MEQVLSISRKPSGVTHPKLREIIHADFHDLTPIQDQLTGYNACFFCLGVSSVGMKQPEYQRLTYDLTLHFARTLLPRNPELTFCYVSGAGTDSTAHGRSMWARVKGRTENDLLQLGFKSAYMFRPGFMKATPGLHHTLSYYKYFGWLYPALRQFLPRYVSTLAELGQAMLNVVRKGYPKPVLEVPDIVALARQ
- a CDS encoding MmcQ/YjbR family DNA-binding protein, translated to MHIEEFRDYCLLKAGVTEETPFGPDTLVFKVAGKVFALTDIETFGSINLKCDPERAVDLREQHDYVLPGYHMNKKHWNTVLIGTGIPAGQLRELIDHSYELVRASLPKKQREELAAAEQES
- a CDS encoding DUF6984 family protein; protein product: MANRILKLPELGLLVFLLRDKPQAEYLLAKLYTSEVREMDEVQTGSLRFVSPQEERRLGEKIASTRFLDEDGVPVFVSLYLDQRGELYELDCWKVDDTPLRRIPAF
- a CDS encoding phytanoyl-CoA dioxygenase family protein yields the protein MPSTFPRLTQELQQQGFVVLPTLLQPAETARLLHALEQAPSSGPNFRRSQDLFAIRDVLGEVPALQPILAASALPQLLQALFPKGCHLVKSIYFDKPAHSNWLVAWHQDLMISVDRKAELPGYGPWTSKPEGVAVQPPRAVLENICTIRLHLDACDATNGALKVVPGSHREGPLAGAELPGRTTGAVVCAVPAGGAMLMKPLLLHASNRSRSARSRRVLHLEFASIDLPQGLQWREKRELL
- a CDS encoding HAD family hydrolase, producing MIRTVIFDMDGVLVDTEPLHHDAFFRHFAELGIPMTQEEYATFLGASTRNVYQQLKEQFGLEADVENLIQRKRELFGKSFDESTELDLLPGARALIEDLHRAGVPLQLASSASKETIARVFTRFGLYPYFDHLVSGEDFPRSKPDPAIFLHAAQLAGIPPHECLVIEDSANGVTAAKAAGMVCIGYKSEHSEGQDLHHADQVVSHLGQLSAASILAL
- a CDS encoding DUF6728 family protein; this translates as MDGRNLFNFGPALGYFFRKNDPNRKTNFNLRTMHFINKLSMAMFLVGLCVVLYRLFTR